A region of Subtercola boreus DNA encodes the following proteins:
- a CDS encoding LacI family DNA-binding transcriptional regulator — MPSDPTRNRAPSIRDVARLAGVSYQTVSRVLNDSPNLREETKLRVQQVMDELQYRPNRAARMLVTSRSRTIGIISASSSQYGPASSITAIEQAARAEGYFVNIVNLDGSDRASIERALNHLLDQAIEGLVVIAPQVRVFNTFTEMNLSVPFVTLQSTGTSDHALSVDQIAGARLATRHLIELGHRNIYHLAGPQDWIEAEARMHGFLTEMSEHDVAATAPILGDWTAEFGYFAGRELLRVRDFTAIFSSNDQMALGLMHAIRDAGLDVPGDISIVGFDDIPEARHFWPPLTTVQQDFGELGRRAVELLLNGGGQLGEHPAGIVPDLIVRESTGPSRF; from the coding sequence GTGCCATCCGACCCGACCCGCAACCGCGCCCCGAGCATCCGTGATGTCGCGCGGCTCGCCGGCGTCTCGTACCAGACGGTCTCGCGGGTGCTGAACGATTCGCCGAACCTCCGCGAGGAGACCAAACTGCGGGTGCAGCAGGTCATGGACGAGCTGCAGTACCGCCCGAACCGCGCCGCGCGGATGCTCGTGACCAGCCGGTCGCGCACCATCGGCATCATCTCGGCCTCGAGTTCCCAGTACGGGCCTGCGTCGAGCATCACGGCCATCGAGCAGGCCGCCCGCGCGGAGGGCTACTTCGTCAACATCGTGAACCTCGACGGCAGCGACCGCGCCTCGATCGAGCGGGCCCTGAACCACCTGCTCGACCAGGCCATCGAGGGGCTCGTCGTGATCGCGCCCCAGGTGCGCGTCTTCAACACCTTCACCGAGATGAACCTCTCCGTGCCGTTCGTGACACTGCAGTCGACCGGCACCTCCGACCATGCCCTCTCCGTCGACCAGATCGCCGGCGCCCGGCTCGCGACCCGGCACCTGATCGAGCTCGGCCACCGCAACATCTACCACCTAGCCGGCCCCCAGGACTGGATCGAGGCGGAAGCCCGGATGCACGGGTTCCTCACCGAGATGAGCGAGCACGATGTGGCCGCCACCGCCCCGATCCTCGGCGACTGGACGGCCGAGTTCGGCTACTTTGCGGGCCGCGAACTGCTGAGGGTGCGCGACTTCACGGCGATCTTCTCGTCGAACGACCAGATGGCGCTCGGGCTGATGCACGCCATCCGGGATGCGGGACTCGACGTCCCCGGCGACATCAGCATCGTCGGGTTCGACGACATCCCCGAGGCGCGTCACTTCTGGCCGCCGCTGACGACCGTGCAGCAGGATTTCGGAGAGCTCGGCCGACGCGCGGTGGAGCTTCTGCTGAATGGTGGCGGTCAGCTCGGAGAGCACCCTGCAGGCATCGTGCCCGACCTGATCGTGCGGGAGAGCACGGGGCCCAGTCGCTTCTGA
- a CDS encoding L-ribulose-5-phosphate 4-epimerase produces MNYGPETEVLIAGLREDVARLHSELTRYGLIAWTSGNVSARIPGRELFVIKPSGVRYDDLGPENMILCDFDGEVITETPGSDRQPSSDTAAHAYIYRNMPQVGGVVHTHSTYATAWATRGEEIPCVITAMADEFGGPVPVGPFAVIGDDSIGVGVVKTLTGHRSRAVLMQNHGVFTIGRDATDAVKAAVMVEDVARTVHVARQLGDPLPLPQESIDALFSRYQNVYGQAPEGALQ; encoded by the coding sequence ATGAACTACGGCCCTGAGACCGAAGTCCTCATCGCAGGCCTTCGTGAAGACGTCGCCCGGCTGCACTCCGAGCTGACCCGGTACGGACTCATCGCCTGGACGAGCGGCAACGTCTCTGCCCGCATCCCGGGCCGGGAGCTGTTCGTCATCAAGCCGTCCGGCGTGCGGTACGACGACCTGGGCCCCGAGAACATGATCCTCTGCGACTTCGACGGCGAGGTCATCACCGAGACGCCGGGCAGCGATCGCCAGCCCTCGAGCGACACCGCAGCGCACGCGTACATCTACCGCAACATGCCGCAGGTCGGCGGCGTCGTGCACACCCACTCGACCTACGCCACGGCGTGGGCGACCCGGGGCGAAGAGATCCCCTGCGTCATCACCGCGATGGCCGACGAGTTCGGCGGCCCGGTCCCGGTCGGCCCGTTCGCGGTGATCGGCGACGACTCGATCGGCGTCGGAGTCGTGAAGACCCTGACCGGACACCGCTCGCGCGCCGTCCTGATGCAGAACCACGGTGTCTTCACAATCGGCCGTGACGCGACCGACGCCGTCAAGGCTGCGGTGATGGTCGAGGACGTCGCACGCACCGTTCACGTCGCCCGCCAGCTCGGCGACCCCCTCCCCCTGCCGCAGGAGAGCATCGACGCTCTCTTCAGCCGCTACCAGAACGTCTACGGTCAGGCTCCGGAAGGTGCCCTCCAGTGA
- the chvE gene encoding multiple monosaccharide ABC transporter substrate-binding protein, which yields MKKKVVLSLLASAAMVVSLAACSSGSSSGSSTDGAAAGAGGLIGVAMPTKSSERWIADGNSIKEQLEAAGYTVDLEYAEDDIPTQVSQLENMITKGAKALIIASIDGTTLTNTLQNAKDNDIPVIAYDRLIRDSENVDYYATFDNYKVGVEQGTSLLTGLGVLDASGNKTGTKGPFNIELFAGSPDDNNATFFFNGAMDTLKPYIADGTLVVKSGQTDFNTVATLRWDPATAQSRMENILTSTYSDGTTKVNGILSPYDGISRGLISAVTSAGYTVGAGFPIITGQDAELDSVKAINGGEQYSTVYKDTRELAKVAVAMASAVLEGKTPETNDDKTYDNGKKVVPSQLLQPVIVTKDLIKSVLIDGGYYTDAQVNG from the coding sequence GTGAAGAAGAAAGTTGTACTTTCCCTCCTGGCCTCCGCGGCCATGGTGGTTTCACTCGCAGCCTGCTCCTCGGGCAGCTCATCAGGCTCCTCCACCGACGGCGCTGCCGCCGGTGCCGGTGGCCTCATCGGTGTCGCGATGCCGACGAAGTCGTCGGAGCGTTGGATCGCCGACGGCAACAGCATCAAGGAGCAGCTCGAAGCGGCCGGCTACACGGTCGACCTCGAGTACGCCGAAGACGACATCCCCACCCAGGTCAGCCAGCTCGAGAACATGATCACCAAGGGCGCCAAGGCCCTGATCATCGCCTCGATCGACGGCACCACGCTCACCAACACGCTGCAGAACGCCAAGGACAATGACATCCCCGTCATCGCCTACGACCGCCTGATCCGCGACTCCGAGAACGTGGACTACTACGCGACGTTCGACAACTACAAGGTCGGCGTCGAGCAGGGCACGTCCCTCCTCACCGGCCTCGGCGTGCTCGACGCGAGCGGCAACAAGACCGGTACCAAGGGCCCGTTCAACATCGAGCTGTTCGCCGGTAGCCCCGACGACAACAACGCGACGTTCTTCTTCAACGGCGCGATGGACACCCTGAAGCCGTACATCGCCGATGGAACCCTCGTCGTCAAGAGCGGCCAGACCGACTTCAACACGGTCGCCACCCTCCGTTGGGACCCGGCCACCGCCCAGTCGCGCATGGAGAACATCCTCACGTCGACCTACTCCGACGGAACCACGAAGGTCAACGGCATCCTGTCGCCCTACGACGGTATCTCGCGCGGCCTGATCTCCGCCGTCACCTCGGCGGGCTACACCGTCGGCGCCGGCTTCCCGATCATCACCGGCCAGGACGCTGAGCTCGACTCGGTCAAGGCCATCAACGGCGGAGAGCAGTACTCCACCGTCTACAAGGACACTCGCGAGCTCGCGAAGGTCGCCGTCGCCATGGCCAGTGCCGTTCTCGAGGGCAAGACGCCTGAGACGAACGACGACAAGACCTACGACAACGGCAAGAAGGTCGTTCCGTCGCAGCTCCTGCAGCCGGTCATCGTCACCAAGGACCTCATCAAGAGCGTTCTGATCGACGGCGGCTACTACACCGACGCACAGGTCAACGGCTAG
- the mmsA gene encoding multiple monosaccharide ABC transporter ATP-binding protein, protein MTTNILEMRSITKTFPGVKALQNVTLDVARGEVHAICGENGAGKSTLMKVLSGVYPFGTYEGDIVFENETMEFRDIRDSEAKGIVIIHQELALSPFLSIAENIFLNNEIKGAFGLIDWNKTNIEASKLLARVGLRENPTTKVRELGVGKQQLVEIAKALSKRVKLLILDEPTAALNDEDSDHLLDLILSLKGQNITSIIISHKLNEIKKISDTVTVIRDGKAIETIAKTDVTEERIIKDMVGRDLEHRYPDHTPHIGEEILRVENWTAYHPQDPTRIMVDNVNLNVRRGEIVGIAGLMGAGRTEFAMSLFGRSYGTRISGQVYKHGVEIKTRTVSEAIDNGLAYATEDRKFYGLNLIEDIKRNISMASLKKLERAGLVDDNKEYEVADGYRKSMNIKAPSVLSKVGKLSGGNQQKVVLSKWIYSDPDVLILDEPTRGIDVGAKYEIYTIINKLAAEGKGVIVISSELPELLGICDRIYAIAEGRITGELPIAEATPETLIKYMTMEKERA, encoded by the coding sequence GTGACCACCAATATCCTGGAAATGCGCAGCATCACGAAGACGTTCCCCGGCGTCAAGGCGCTGCAGAACGTCACGCTCGACGTGGCCCGCGGCGAGGTCCACGCGATCTGCGGTGAGAACGGTGCCGGCAAGTCGACGCTCATGAAGGTCCTGAGCGGGGTCTACCCCTTCGGCACCTACGAGGGCGACATCGTGTTCGAGAACGAGACGATGGAGTTCCGCGACATCCGGGACAGCGAGGCCAAGGGCATCGTGATCATCCACCAGGAGCTGGCGCTCAGCCCGTTCCTGTCGATCGCCGAGAACATCTTCCTCAACAACGAGATCAAGGGCGCCTTCGGCCTGATCGACTGGAACAAGACCAACATCGAGGCCTCGAAACTCCTCGCCCGGGTCGGTCTCCGCGAGAACCCCACCACGAAGGTGCGGGAGCTCGGCGTCGGCAAGCAGCAGCTCGTCGAGATCGCGAAGGCACTCTCGAAGCGGGTCAAGCTGCTGATTCTGGATGAACCGACCGCCGCCCTCAACGACGAGGACAGCGATCACCTCCTCGACCTGATCCTCTCGCTCAAGGGCCAGAACATCACGTCGATCATCATCAGCCACAAGCTCAACGAGATCAAGAAGATCTCGGACACGGTCACGGTCATCCGCGACGGCAAGGCGATCGAGACGATCGCCAAGACCGACGTGACTGAGGAACGCATCATCAAGGACATGGTGGGCCGCGACCTCGAACACCGCTACCCCGACCACACCCCGCACATCGGCGAGGAGATCCTGCGCGTCGAGAACTGGACGGCCTACCACCCGCAGGACCCGACGCGCATCATGGTCGACAACGTCAACCTGAACGTCAGGCGCGGCGAGATCGTCGGCATCGCAGGGCTCATGGGCGCCGGGCGCACCGAGTTCGCGATGAGCCTGTTCGGCCGCTCCTACGGCACGCGCATCTCGGGCCAGGTGTACAAGCACGGGGTCGAGATCAAGACCCGCACCGTGTCGGAGGCCATCGACAACGGCCTCGCCTACGCCACCGAGGACCGCAAGTTCTACGGCCTGAACCTCATCGAGGACATCAAGCGCAACATCTCGATGGCCTCGCTGAAGAAGCTCGAGCGCGCCGGTCTCGTCGACGACAACAAGGAGTACGAAGTCGCCGACGGGTACCGCAAGTCGATGAACATCAAGGCGCCTTCGGTGCTGTCGAAGGTCGGCAAGCTGTCGGGTGGCAACCAGCAGAAGGTCGTGCTGAGCAAGTGGATCTACTCCGACCCCGACGTGCTGATCCTCGATGAACCGACCCGCGGCATCGACGTGGGCGCGAAATACGAGATCTACACGATCATCAACAAGCTCGCCGCCGAGGGCAAGGGCGTCATCGTCATCTCGAGCGAGCTGCCCGAACTCCTCGGCATCTGCGACAGGATCTACGCCATCGCCGAAGGCCGCATCACCGGTGAACTGCCCATCGCAGAAGCCACCCCCGAAACGCTGATCAAGTACATGACCATGGAAAAGGAACGCGCCTGA
- the mmsB gene encoding multiple monosaccharide ABC transporter permease, with amino-acid sequence MSNLETKPSDDTAAGGRVNPVENKFTTALSHVLSDLGKNGIFIALVLVVVVFQILTNGVLLRPQNVSNLIVQNGYILILAIGMVMVIVAGHIDLSVGSVAAFVGAVSGVFAVNMGLPWWLSIILSLLIGAAVGAWQGFWIAYVGIPAFIVTLAGMLIFRGLALVVLGNANIGSFPEEYRAIGNGFLTNVFGNLDVDPLTMGVAVIAIIALIIQSVRTRRGRQSYGQAVEPIGWFIGKLVLVTIVVLLFAYALATFKGIPVTLIILAVLILIYGLVMGRSVFGRHIYAIGGNLHAAELSGIKTRNVTFWLFVNMGVLAALAGLVFTARLNLAGPKAGDGFELEAISAAFIGGAAVTGGVGTIGGAIIGGLIIGVLNNGMSIMGIGIEWQQAVKGLVLLLAVAFDVYNKRRSGGR; translated from the coding sequence ATGTCCAACCTCGAAACGAAGCCGTCAGACGACACGGCCGCCGGTGGCCGGGTCAACCCGGTCGAGAACAAGTTCACCACCGCCCTCAGCCACGTGCTGAGCGACCTGGGCAAGAACGGCATCTTCATCGCCCTCGTGCTCGTGGTCGTGGTGTTCCAGATCCTGACCAACGGCGTGCTCCTCCGCCCGCAGAACGTCTCCAACCTGATCGTGCAGAACGGGTACATCCTGATCCTCGCGATCGGCATGGTGATGGTCATCGTCGCCGGCCACATCGACCTGTCGGTCGGATCCGTCGCGGCCTTCGTCGGCGCCGTCTCCGGTGTCTTCGCCGTGAACATGGGGCTGCCGTGGTGGCTGTCGATCATCCTGTCGCTGCTGATCGGTGCCGCCGTGGGAGCCTGGCAGGGCTTCTGGATCGCCTATGTGGGCATACCCGCGTTCATCGTGACGCTGGCCGGCATGCTCATCTTCCGCGGGCTCGCGCTCGTGGTGCTCGGCAACGCGAACATCGGTTCGTTCCCCGAGGAGTACCGCGCGATCGGTAACGGCTTCCTCACGAACGTCTTCGGCAACCTCGACGTCGACCCGCTCACGATGGGCGTCGCGGTCATCGCGATCATCGCCCTGATCATCCAGTCGGTGCGCACCCGCCGTGGCCGCCAGAGCTACGGCCAGGCCGTGGAGCCGATCGGCTGGTTCATCGGAAAGCTCGTGCTGGTCACGATCGTCGTTCTGCTCTTCGCCTACGCTCTCGCCACCTTCAAGGGCATCCCGGTCACGCTGATCATCCTCGCCGTGCTCATCCTGATCTACGGCCTGGTCATGGGGCGTTCGGTCTTCGGCCGCCACATCTACGCCATCGGTGGCAACCTGCACGCTGCCGAGCTGTCGGGCATCAAGACCCGCAACGTCACCTTCTGGCTGTTCGTCAACATGGGCGTGCTGGCTGCCCTCGCGGGCCTCGTCTTCACCGCCCGCCTCAACCTGGCCGGCCCGAAGGCCGGTGACGGCTTCGAGCTCGAGGCGATCTCCGCGGCCTTCATCGGTGGTGCGGCGGTCACCGGCGGCGTCGGAACCATCGGCGGCGCCATCATCGGTGGTCTCATCATCGGTGTGCTGAACAACGGTATGTCGATCATGGGTATCGGCATCGAGTGGCAGCAGGCCGTCAAGGGCCTCGTGCTGCTGCTGGCCG